The Desulfatiglans anilini DSM 4660 genomic sequence AGGCATTAACTTAAGATTTCAAGTATTTAACCTGGTCCGACCCTAGTGCAATCCGCAATCCGCAATCCGGGTCGGACCAAGTTAAATGGTTGATATTCGGATATAAGCGTTAAAAAAACTCCCGTCTTGAGGCCTTAGACGGGTCATTTAGTGCCCCAAAATGCCCTTTTAAAGTTCCGCCATAAATCCAATTTTATGACGGACGTTTTCTTAGAAGGCCCATTTGCCCGATAAAAACAGCGTTCTAACCCCTTAAACAAACAAATTTTACAGGCATTAACTTAAGATTTCAAGTATTTAACCTGGTCCGACCCTAGCTGCTTTACGGTTGCATTGGAAAGGCGCAGAAGATAACATAATGAGATGAGAACCGATCTGCATGCAGTTGTCCTAGGAATATAGGCTATGTACAGGAAGATATTCCTTTTTTTCGTCTTCTGGCCTGCGTATCTCCTGCCGGGTGGATTTGAACCTATGGCCTGGGTCTTGCCCGAACCCGTGCAGCGCGAGTGTTACGACCTCGAGGGGAAGCGCCTCCCCTGCCCCAACCTCGGAGATCTCCTCTCGAACAAGGACGAACTCCGGCAGAAGGTGGATCCAGCCTTCAGGGACAACGGCGACGGCACCGTCCTCGATTTCAAGACCGGACTCGTGTGGCAGAAGGGCGACGACGGCCTGATGCGGGC encodes the following:
- a CDS encoding DUF1566 domain-containing protein produces the protein MYRKIFLFFVFWPAYLLPGGFEPMAWVLPEPVQRECYDLEGKRLPCPNLGDLLSNKDELRQKVDPAFRDNGDGTVLDFKTGLVWQKGDDGLMRAWDAAVSYCEKLELGGYTDWRLPGRYDLVSIADSGRFSPSIHPVFDCHPDNYWSNTIYLYYPGSAWYVNFKYGYAGWNYKSYGGYVRCVREDR